Within Bdellovibrionales bacterium, the genomic segment AAATTTTGTATAAAAAACTGTGGTGAGGGCTCATCGAGACAATGAGGGTCCTTGTGAGCTAAATCCAGGAGAATATTTCTGACTCTTTCCAGGTCGTCATTAAGAGCAACGCCAAACTCAATATTCGTTCTACGAATTGGGAACCGAGTTAAATTGGTGATTCCGGATTTCATCAATGTTTCATTAGGGATCCTGACCATGAGGTTTTCATAGGTTCGTATTCGCGACGAAAGAAGGTCAATCGAAATGACAACTCCCTCCCATTCACTGACTCGAATCGTATCCCCGACGACAAATGGCTTTTCGACCAGCAAAAACATCCCACTGATGAGATTCGAAGCGGAAGTTTGAGAGGCAAATCCAATGGCCACCGAAAAGACACCAGCCGCACCTATCAAGAGCTTGAAATCGACACCCAACCGATGCAGGGACCAACCCAGGAATGCTCCGAAAAGAGAATAAAATAAGAGCTTTTTGAGGATCAGGTGCGCCTGTGGATCCAAAAATCGGACGCTTCGAACGATCAGGGCCGTGACTCCACGTGAAAGAACAAATCCCCCGATCAGGATCAACAGGGCCTCCCAAACTCTAGCCAGCCAGCTAAAACTGATTAAATGTAGATCTGGCATAAATGCTTCTCCTCCTTTTGTCTCTTATGATCTCAAAAAGGATCTGACCGTTCTGATCACCAAATTGCTCTCCAAAGGATCACGTGGTCCAGACGATTGGACCAAACGGTGACCAGGCAAATCCGGCTTTCCTCTGAGATTCATTTTAATTTCATCTTTCTCGCCCTCCCAGTCGTAGGATAGGTTGTCCGTGTAAAACGATCCGGCTTCTCCTCGATAAAGACTCAAATTTCTCATCGGAATCTTAATGCGATCGATCAGCAAAGGCTTACTATGTAGATTGTTAATGGCAACCATCGTTATGGCCCGATGATGCCTCGTTGGCAATTCTTCAATGCGTAAGCGCGCGGCTGTCCTTGTCGAATAGCACAGTTCCCCCTGGACAGGTGACTCGCCAAACCAAGTATCAGAGGGACGATGTGTTGGAATCTCGGTCAGAAAACACCCTCTGCCACCATCGTGAATTCTGAGCCACAAAGGAGTACTCAAAACAAAAGTGATCTTCTCACCACCCGGAACGAGCAAAGGATTATCAGGACGAACCACCATGGAACGATCGCTCAGCCTGGCCGAAATGATGAGAGAATCTGACTTATCAGTAAAACCAAAGCGATGAAGTCCGAGTCCCAATGAGTCAGGGGGGCTGTCTTCAATCACAAGATCTTGAATGGTCTCATGAATCGGGTCCTCTGAATGGTTCCAACTGATTCTCCATTCGTTGGGAAGATTTGCCATCCACAATGCAAGGGGTCCAATTTTTAAGTGACCAGTCGCTCGAAGTGGGATGTTGTAAGGCTTGAAAATGTCAATCAAAGGCTACCTCTTTGCCAAGTTCTGCGTTCTCGAAGCCAAACTAACAAACAGCCAATGCAAGGTCATCGGAATTAATCGTCGGTATTTTGGGTTCTCTTTGCAAAGAACCTTAGGTTGTGGCACATACAGAGTCTATGAATATTAGAAATATTGCTATTATTGCACACGTTGATCACGGAAAAACCACGCTTATTGACGGACTCTTTCAGCAGGCTGGAGTCTTTCAAAGCCACCAAGCGGTTGAGGAAAGAGTCATGGATTCGGGCGATCTTGAAAAAGAGCGCGGAATCACGATCAGAGCAAAAAATGCCTCCCTGATGTGGAACGGAACCCGAATCAACGTTGTTGATACCCCTGGCCATGCTGACTTCGGGGGCGAAGTTGAAAGGGCCCTCTTTATGGTTGACGGAGCACTTCTTCTCGTCGATGCAGCAGAAGGTCCCTTGCCACAAACCCGCTTTGTTCTCCGAAAGGCTCTCCAACGCGGAATCAAGATCATCGTGATCATCAATAAAGTTGACCGATCTGATGCCCGAGTGGACGAAATCGAAGAAAAAATCCTCGAACTCTTCTACGATCTGGCCGACGATGATTCGCAGGTTCAATATACAACCTTTTATGCCAGTGGCCGCAGTGGGTGGGCCACCCTGGAAAAGGGTACAATCGGCAAAGATTTTTCACCCCTATTCAATCGCATTGTCGAAGAAATCCCTCCGCCCAAAGTCAATGCAAATGGCCCCTTTCAGATGATCGTCGTGAATCGGACTTACAATTCCTTCTTGGGACAAATCGCAGTGGGCCGGATTGAGGCGGGGGTCGTAAAGGAAGGTCAGAGAGTCCAATTGATGGGGATCGAGAAAAATGTTCCATTTATGGTAACAGCTCTTGAAACCTTCTCAGGATTGGGCACGGAGCGATCCAAAGAACTACGTGCGGGGGACATTGCCCTCATCGCTGGGGCCGAGGCTCCTCTTATTGGTGATACCATTGCCGAAATTGGGGTCACACAGGCTTTGCCAAGGATACAAGTGGATCCGCCAACTGTGGCCATTCGGATTTCTGTGAATACCTCGCCATTTTCGAGTCGTGAAGGAGTCTACTTGACGAGCCGAAAGCTCGAAGAAGTTCTGGAGAAAGAGTGTTTGCAAAATGTCTCTCTTTCTCTTGAACCGACCGATTCCAACGAGGTTTTTCTTCTTAAGGCGCGTGGCGAACTTCAGGTGGTTATTGTTTTAGAAGAGATTCGCCGCAGGGGCTTTGAATTAATGGCCGGCCGACCGGAAATTATTCCCGTCCAAAAAGATGGCAAACTATGGGAACCCGAAGAATCATTCTTCATCGATATCCCCGAAAATAAGATGGGTACTGTTACTGAGATTCTTTCCACTCGTGGTGGCAGAATGCAAAATATCGAAAAGTTTGAAAATTCACATCGGGTCCGCTTGGAATTCGAAATTCCTTCCCGTGGTCTGATTGGCTTACGCTCACTTCTTTTGACCGAAACTCGCGGTGAAGCGATTTATTCAAGCACCTTCAAAAAATATATTCCTTATCTGGGTAAGCGCTTTAGTCGAGCCAACGGAGCCATCGTCACAGATCGTGACGGTGTTGCGACTGAGTACGCTCTGTTTGGCCTTGAGGATCGCGGCAGACTTTTCGTTCGGGCCGGAACTCCTGTTTACGAGGGAATGATTTTTGGAGAAAATAATCGCCAGAACGATTTGAATGCCAATCCAACCAAAGAAAAAAAGCTGACTAATATGCGAGCTTCCGGCTCTGATGATTCAACCAAATTAAGTCCTATCAAGGAGATGTCCTTGGACGAAGCATTGGATTGGATTGACGAAGATGAGTGGGTGGAGATTACACCTAAAAATATTCGAATTCGCAAAATTATTTTGAAGACAAATCAGAGACACGTCATCCGACGCTCGCCTGACGAGGACTCCCATTAAATTAGAATTGAAATAATTTTTTTCTTCAAGGGAGCTAGACGCGTCTGCGCTTTGTGTCAGTTTTCGTTTCAGTGACTTCGCCAATCTCTTCAGTCAAATCGTCATCGAATGGCTCTTCCTCCAGAGGAGCTGGCCCTTCGTCATAGGCCTTGTACCTATCATCATAGTAGTCCAGACTTTGCCGACTCGGTTCTTCCTTTGTCACTTGTTGGTCAGGCAACTTAACTGAGTCTCTTGAAGATCTCACCGAAGGTTTCAACGTTCCCTTTGGAATCGACCTGTGATCCTGCGGCTTTGCTAATTGTCGAAGGGGATTCTCCATAATCATAAAGCATCCGTCAAAACTGATATACCAAAAGACCATGAGAAAGGCTCCCATAGGTATGAGCGGAAGAATCCATTCCTGAGAGAGGTAGTAGCCCAATAAGCCTCCGCCCCAAGTGAAAGCAAAAACAAAAAAATTTTGCCTCACGGCACGAAAGGCAAGGGCAGTGGCTTGAATAATGTTGAGCGAAGAAAAAATCAATATGGGCGTGACTCCTAAGAGGAAAATTGTGTTCAGAGCGACGGAAGTGAAATAAATAGCCTGACCTGCCTGTATATTCAGATGATATGCAGATGCCTGGCGATTCATGAATTCGATCGCCCCTATTGCCGTCCAAAAAATGAGACTGACAAATGAGACGGGCATCAGGCGCAACGCGAGGCGCGTCTCATAAAATGCAAAAAAGAGATCATCATAGGTGGCTTGCTTGAATCGAATCACTCGGTGGACAAAAATAAAGGCGCCACCCACCAAAAGTGGCAGCAAAAATCCAGCGAATATCCGCCCAAACGGAGACATAAAAGAGGGAAAAATGGTGACAAGTGCAAAAAGTACGAAAGTAACCCACAAATAAAATGGCCTTTTCTTATAGACACGCCAGCTTTTCGCTAACCACAACCTAATATCCGCTGGACGGACGGCTCTCGTAACCATGCTCCTTCACCTACCTCTTTACGATTAGACCCCTGCACAAAGATCAATGTCAATATGCGCAAAAATCCACTCGCCTCTGACATCATAGAAACAGATTACTTATTCCCCGCACCTAACGCTTTGACCTAAAATTTTATTTTTTTGCGACGACTCTAGGCTTTCGTCTACAGACCGCCACTGGCTTTGATTACACAATATATTGTATTTTAGGATGTCTTGCATCACTAGATATAGTGGTTCTTTTAATTGACAGCCATTTTTCAGCGTGTTCTCTTTGAAGCACATGAAGAGGGGTTTCCCCTCAATTAAAGATGGCAAAATTTTAGAGTTCCAAGTGAATGAAAGGACATCCCTATGAATACTCTTCTCACGGAAGAAGGAAGTAATAAGAAATCTCCAAAAATGGCTCTTAAACAGGAAGCACGAGCCAAGAGGGAAGGAACAAAAGTAAATACGGGTGGCCAAACCTTTCAAGCCTACTATGTCCCCAACGACCAAAATCCATACAACATGGTTGAGTGGTCAAAACGATCGAGCAAAATTAAGGATGCACAGGGTGGCT encodes:
- the typA gene encoding translational GTPase TypA, which encodes MNIRNIAIIAHVDHGKTTLIDGLFQQAGVFQSHQAVEERVMDSGDLEKERGITIRAKNASLMWNGTRINVVDTPGHADFGGEVERALFMVDGALLLVDAAEGPLPQTRFVLRKALQRGIKIIVIINKVDRSDARVDEIEEKILELFYDLADDDSQVQYTTFYASGRSGWATLEKGTIGKDFSPLFNRIVEEIPPPKVNANGPFQMIVVNRTYNSFLGQIAVGRIEAGVVKEGQRVQLMGIEKNVPFMVTALETFSGLGTERSKELRAGDIALIAGAEAPLIGDTIAEIGVTQALPRIQVDPPTVAIRISVNTSPFSSREGVYLTSRKLEEVLEKECLQNVSLSLEPTDSNEVFLLKARGELQVVIVLEEIRRRGFELMAGRPEIIPVQKDGKLWEPEESFFIDIPENKMGTVTEILSTRGGRMQNIEKFENSHRVRLEFEIPSRGLIGLRSLLLTETRGEAIYSSTFKKYIPYLGKRFSRANGAIVTDRDGVATEYALFGLEDRGRLFVRAGTPVYEGMIFGENNRQNDLNANPTKEKKLTNMRASGSDDSTKLSPIKEMSLDEALDWIDEDEWVEITPKNIRIRKIILKTNQRHVIRRSPDEDSH
- a CDS encoding mechanosensitive ion channel family protein — protein: MPDLHLISFSWLARVWEALLILIGGFVLSRGVTALIVRSVRFLDPQAHLILKKLLFYSLFGAFLGWSLHRLGVDFKLLIGAAGVFSVAIGFASQTSASNLISGMFLLVEKPFVVGDTIRVSEWEGVVISIDLLSSRIRTYENLMVRIPNETLMKSGITNLTRFPIRRTNIEFGVALNDDLERVRNILLDLAHKDPHCLDEPSPQFFIQNFGDSSISLKFCVWTNTETYFEFKTQFIINLKKRLDKEAIDLPIPQRRVVTSSS